The proteins below come from a single Streptomyces sp. MRC013 genomic window:
- a CDS encoding AMP-binding protein, translating into MTRTPRPSYAHGTGGTSLLGDTIGAALARTVERFPDREALVDVPSGRRWTYAEFGAAVDELARALLASGVERGDRVGIWAVNCPEWVLVQYATARVGAVMVNINPAYRAHELAYVLNQAGVSLLVASLAHKASDYRALVERVRAECPALRETVYIGDASWDALVARAAPERAEEPAAREALLSCDDPVDIQYTSGTTGFPKGATLSHHNILNNGFFVGETLGYTERDRICLPVPFYHCFGMVMGNLAAVSHGACVVIPAPSFDPAATLRAVERERCTSLYGVPTMFIAELNLPDFAAYDLSSLRTGIMAGSPCPVEVMKRVVAEMNMAEVSICYGMTETSPVSTQTRRDDDLERRTGTVGRVLPHVEVKVVDPVSGATLPRGEAGELCTRGYGVMLGYWDEPERTAEAIDAGRWMHTGDLAVMREDGYVRIVGRIKDMIIRGGENVYPREIEEFLYGHPKVADVQVVGVPDERYGEEVLACVIPRDPADPPTYEEIAAYCRDRLAHYKVPRRVEVLDAFPMTVSGKVRKVELRERYARPA; encoded by the coding sequence GTGACCCGCACCCCACGGCCGTCGTACGCGCACGGCACCGGTGGGACGTCCCTGCTCGGCGACACGATCGGCGCAGCCCTGGCACGCACCGTCGAACGGTTCCCCGACCGGGAGGCGCTCGTCGACGTCCCGTCAGGGCGCCGCTGGACGTACGCCGAGTTCGGCGCAGCCGTCGACGAGCTGGCCCGCGCGCTCCTCGCGTCGGGCGTGGAGCGGGGCGACCGGGTCGGCATCTGGGCGGTCAACTGCCCGGAGTGGGTGCTCGTCCAGTACGCCACCGCCCGTGTCGGCGCCGTCATGGTGAACATCAACCCCGCCTACCGGGCCCACGAACTGGCCTACGTCCTCAACCAGGCCGGGGTGAGCCTCCTCGTCGCCTCCCTCGCCCACAAGGCGAGCGACTACCGCGCGCTGGTCGAGCGGGTGCGCGCCGAGTGTCCGGCACTGCGCGAGACCGTGTACATAGGCGACGCGAGCTGGGACGCGCTGGTCGCCCGCGCCGCACCGGAGCGGGCGGAGGAACCGGCCGCCCGCGAGGCCCTGCTGTCCTGCGACGACCCGGTCGACATCCAGTACACCTCCGGCACGACCGGCTTCCCCAAGGGCGCCACCCTCTCCCACCACAACATCCTCAACAACGGCTTCTTCGTGGGGGAGACCCTCGGCTACACCGAACGGGACCGGATCTGCCTGCCGGTGCCGTTCTACCACTGCTTCGGCATGGTGATGGGAAACCTGGCGGCCGTCTCCCACGGGGCGTGCGTCGTCATCCCCGCGCCCTCCTTCGACCCGGCCGCCACCCTGCGCGCCGTCGAGCGGGAGCGCTGCACCTCCCTGTACGGCGTGCCGACGATGTTCATCGCCGAGCTGAACCTGCCGGACTTCGCCGCGTACGACCTCTCCTCCCTGCGCACCGGGATCATGGCCGGGTCGCCGTGCCCGGTGGAGGTGATGAAGCGGGTCGTCGCCGAGATGAACATGGCGGAGGTGTCCATCTGCTACGGCATGACGGAGACCTCGCCGGTCTCCACGCAGACCCGCCGCGACGACGACCTGGAGCGCCGCACCGGCACGGTCGGCCGCGTCCTGCCGCACGTCGAGGTCAAGGTCGTCGACCCGGTGAGCGGGGCGACCCTGCCGCGCGGCGAGGCGGGCGAGCTGTGCACGCGCGGGTACGGGGTGATGCTCGGCTACTGGGACGAGCCGGAGCGGACCGCCGAGGCGATCGACGCGGGCCGCTGGATGCACACCGGCGACCTGGCGGTGATGCGCGAGGACGGGTACGTGCGGATCGTCGGCCGCATCAAGGACATGATCATCCGAGGCGGCGAGAACGTCTACCCGAGGGAGATCGAGGAGTTCCTGTACGGCCACCCCAAGGTCGCCGACGTGCAGGTGGTCGGCGTGCCCGACGAGCGGTACGGGGAGGAGGTCCTGGCGTGCGTGATCCCGCGCGACCCGGCCGACCCGCCGACGTACGAGGAGATCGCCGCGTACTGCCGCGACCGGCTGGCGCACTACAAGGTCCCGCGGCGGGTGGAGGTCCTGGACGCCTTCCCGATGACGGTGAGCGGCAAGGTGCGCAAGGTCGAACTGCGCGAGCGGTACGCACGTCCCGCCTGA
- a CDS encoding serine/threonine-protein kinase, producing MSGGQHHGGTVFQPLEGDDPRSVAGYRLAARLGAGGMGKVYLSYTPGGRPVAIKVIRPDFAQDAEFRRRFAREVQAAQRVQGLYTAPVIDADTDAREPWLATAYVPGPSLADAVQKHGPMPVDTVLLLVAGVAEALQVIHGAGIVHRDLKPGNVLLAADGPRVIDFGIARAADATSLTSSGVTVGTPAFMAPEQAAGSTVTPATDVFALGQVAAYAALGSPAFGEGTSHGVLYRIVHEEPSLDGLPDRLRELVTRCLAKDPAVRPSVAEVLTMCHRASDQTALRRPEEWLPGAVAADITTRTAAPAPAAATTPPPPAAPPAGSGAPATGPATPAPTHSATAHAAPSAPPQGFGPPPVAGPGHAPTPPPHPYAHPTVGAAPYGPGAPAPAPAPAPKRRSRAALIATAAVVAFAVAGGATAYALLNGRTDPTGQAQGAASGTPDTPPASADTTGREEGDRAGEDAGTGADAGAGGTPSPDGAPATPPEPVDFKGIDLTEGYELSLADDPVKPKEDGGDVFYGMSGVSTPSSGRLVLLRSGQAGSLDTCLDETRFTTSVDDSQMSKGSRMCLQNGAGDVALLTVVGFSPESDPSDYITLDVRVWRGAMDVERTS from the coding sequence ATGAGTGGTGGTCAGCACCATGGGGGAACCGTCTTCCAGCCGCTGGAGGGGGACGATCCGCGTTCCGTCGCGGGGTACCGGCTCGCGGCGCGTCTCGGCGCCGGCGGCATGGGCAAGGTCTACCTGTCGTACACGCCGGGCGGCCGCCCCGTCGCCATCAAGGTGATCCGGCCCGACTTCGCACAGGACGCCGAGTTCCGGCGCCGCTTCGCCCGGGAGGTCCAGGCCGCGCAGCGCGTCCAGGGCCTCTACACCGCGCCGGTCATCGACGCCGACACCGACGCCCGCGAGCCGTGGCTCGCCACCGCGTACGTCCCCGGCCCCTCCCTCGCCGACGCCGTCCAGAAGCACGGCCCGATGCCCGTCGACACGGTGCTGCTGCTGGTCGCCGGCGTCGCCGAGGCCCTCCAGGTCATCCACGGCGCGGGCATCGTCCACCGCGACCTGAAGCCCGGCAACGTCCTCCTCGCCGCCGACGGGCCGCGCGTCATCGACTTCGGCATCGCCCGCGCCGCCGACGCCACGTCGCTCACCAGCAGCGGCGTCACCGTCGGCACGCCTGCCTTCATGGCGCCGGAGCAGGCCGCCGGAAGCACGGTGACGCCCGCGACCGACGTGTTCGCGCTCGGGCAGGTCGCCGCGTACGCCGCGCTGGGCAGCCCCGCGTTCGGCGAGGGCACCTCGCACGGGGTGCTCTACCGCATCGTGCACGAGGAGCCCTCGCTGGACGGGCTCCCCGACCGGCTGCGCGAGCTGGTCACCCGCTGCCTGGCGAAGGACCCGGCCGTCCGTCCGTCCGTCGCCGAGGTGCTGACGATGTGCCACCGGGCCAGCGACCAGACCGCGTTGCGCCGTCCCGAGGAATGGCTGCCCGGCGCCGTCGCCGCCGACATCACCACCCGCACCGCCGCCCCGGCCCCGGCCGCCGCCACGACGCCGCCCCCGCCGGCCGCGCCGCCCGCCGGGTCCGGCGCCCCGGCCACCGGTCCCGCGACCCCCGCCCCCACGCACTCCGCCACCGCCCACGCCGCGCCGTCCGCGCCGCCGCAGGGCTTCGGCCCCCCGCCCGTCGCGGGCCCCGGCCACGCCCCCACGCCCCCGCCGCACCCGTACGCCCACCCGACCGTCGGCGCCGCGCCGTACGGCCCCGGCGCGCCCGCCCCGGCACCGGCGCCCGCGCCGAAGCGCAGGTCCCGGGCCGCGCTGATCGCCACCGCCGCGGTCGTCGCCTTCGCCGTCGCGGGCGGCGCCACCGCGTACGCCCTCCTGAACGGGAGGACCGACCCCACCGGCCAGGCGCAGGGCGCCGCCTCCGGCACGCCCGACACCCCGCCCGCCTCCGCGGACACCACCGGCAGGGAGGAGGGCGACCGGGCCGGCGAGGACGCCGGTACGGGCGCCGACGCGGGCGCCGGCGGCACCCCGTCCCCGGACGGTGCCCCCGCCACCCCGCCGGAGCCGGTCGACTTCAAGGGCATCGACCTCACGGAGGGGTACGAGCTGTCCCTCGCGGACGACCCGGTGAAGCCGAAGGAGGACGGCGGAGACGTCTTCTACGGCATGTCCGGCGTCTCCACGCCGAGCAGCGGCCGCCTGGTGCTCCTGCGCAGCGGACAGGCCGGCTCGCTGGACACCTGCCTCGACGAGACGCGCTTCACCACCTCCGTCGACGACTCGCAGATGTC